A window from Shimia isoporae encodes these proteins:
- a CDS encoding ester cyclase: MMDRHTENKALIAPLREAMYNFSEAGVRAALSAVSAPDAVFRLCEPFGDSTGADAFYDAAYAELFEAWPDLERRDYIVMAGTDDYEGDWVGCGGYYTGVFTGPWLDIPPTGHQVTMRFHEFFRIVDGKVVEFQALWDVPEVMMQANAWPMAPSLGREFHVPGPATQDGFVPGPHDEAKGEETRQHIIEMLEHLKKHPSDPDPQSMEMDRFWHPRMNWYGPSGIGTGRGIAGFRNWHQIPFLNGMPDRGFERAKIKYHFFGDGEYAAVTGWPNMIQTVTHDGWMGIAPAGKKITMKSLDFWRLEDGKIRENWVLVDLIDAYKQLGVDVFARLREFNKARNIARIDIPDGMS, encoded by the coding sequence ATGATGGACAGACATACAGAAAACAAGGCGCTCATCGCTCCTCTGCGCGAAGCCATGTACAACTTCAGCGAGGCGGGCGTGCGCGCGGCCCTCTCGGCTGTTTCCGCACCCGACGCCGTGTTCCGTCTCTGCGAGCCTTTTGGGGACAGCACTGGGGCCGATGCATTTTATGATGCGGCTTACGCCGAGTTGTTTGAAGCGTGGCCCGATCTCGAGCGGCGTGACTACATCGTTATGGCCGGAACCGACGACTACGAGGGCGACTGGGTCGGTTGCGGCGGATACTACACAGGGGTGTTCACCGGCCCTTGGCTCGACATACCGCCAACTGGCCACCAGGTGACAATGCGCTTTCATGAGTTTTTCCGCATAGTCGATGGCAAAGTCGTGGAGTTTCAGGCACTTTGGGACGTGCCCGAAGTCATGATGCAGGCGAACGCATGGCCGATGGCCCCGTCGCTGGGCCGCGAGTTCCATGTTCCGGGTCCCGCAACGCAAGACGGATTTGTGCCCGGTCCACATGATGAAGCCAAGGGTGAGGAAACGCGCCAGCACATCATCGAAATGCTCGAACACCTCAAGAAACATCCCTCTGATCCTGATCCGCAGTCCATGGAAATGGACCGGTTCTGGCATCCGCGCATGAACTGGTACGGGCCATCCGGCATCGGCACTGGTCGCGGGATTGCGGGTTTCAGAAACTGGCATCAGATCCCGTTCCTCAACGGCATGCCAGACCGCGGCTTCGAGCGGGCGAAGATCAAATACCATTTCTTTGGTGATGGCGAATATGCCGCCGTAACCGGCTGGCCCAACATGATCCAGACTGTGACGCATGACGGCTGGATGGGCATTGCGCCTGCCGGCAAGAAGATCACCATGAAATCACTTGATTTTTGGCGGTTGGAGGATGGAAAGATCCGTGAAAACTGGGTGTTGGTTGACCTGATCGACGCCTATAAACAGCTCGGCGTAGACGTCTTTGCCCGTTTGCGCGAATTCAACAAGGCGCGCAATATCGCGCGCATAGATATCCCTGATGGAATGAGCTGA
- a CDS encoding SDR family NAD(P)-dependent oxidoreductase: MTQLPRTPTFSLKGKTALVTGASSGIGLGCAVAVAETGAHVVCAARGAERLNESVAAMQAEGLSAEALILDQGDLGALETLCADRAFDVVVNSAGLARHGPSLETTPEDFDAVQSVNLRSAYFLSTYAAKAMIAAGKGGSIVHISSQMGHVGGIDRAVYCATKHGLEGMVKAMAIEWGKQGVRINTICPTFIKTPLTASTFENPERRAWIEDKIKIGRVGEVEDIMGAVAYLASDASALVTGTSMLIDGGWTAD, from the coding sequence ATGACCCAATTGCCCCGCACACCGACGTTTTCACTCAAAGGCAAGACCGCTTTGGTCACCGGAGCCTCTTCCGGTATTGGCCTCGGATGCGCTGTCGCCGTTGCAGAAACCGGGGCCCACGTGGTCTGTGCTGCGCGCGGGGCGGAGCGGCTGAACGAAAGCGTGGCGGCAATGCAGGCCGAAGGCCTGTCAGCGGAAGCGTTGATACTTGATCAGGGCGATCTGGGCGCATTGGAAACCCTTTGCGCGGATCGGGCCTTTGACGTGGTCGTAAATTCGGCGGGACTGGCACGGCACGGGCCGTCTCTGGAAACCACCCCAGAGGATTTCGACGCCGTGCAATCGGTCAACCTGCGTTCGGCATATTTCCTGTCCACTTATGCTGCAAAAGCCATGATTGCAGCAGGCAAGGGGGGCTCCATCGTGCACATCTCCTCGCAGATGGGGCATGTCGGTGGAATTGACCGCGCGGTGTATTGCGCCACCAAACACGGGCTCGAAGGTATGGTCAAAGCCATGGCCATCGAATGGGGAAAGCAGGGCGTCCGGATCAACACGATCTGCCCGACCTTCATCAAGACGCCTCTGACCGCGTCGACGTTTGAAAACCCGGAACGCCGCGCCTGGATCGAAGACAAGATCAAGATCGGGCGGGTTGGCGAAGTCGAAGACATCATGGGCGCAGTCGCCTACTTGGCCTCTGACGCGTCGGCTCTTGTGACAGGCACTTCTATGCTGATTGACGGAGGCTGGACCGCAGACTGA
- a CDS encoding LacI family DNA-binding transcriptional regulator, whose protein sequence is MAEKVTSLQVAERAGVSQSAVSRVFTPGASASKKTVEKVRKAAEELGYRPNVLARAMVSGKSRIIGLVVAYLDNYFYPEALEILSNELQEKGYHVLVFMASQTAGNIDTVVEEILDYQVDGIVTASVALSSDISQRCQAAGVPVVHFNRVQEGAGVSYVTSDNFAGGKELAEFLIDGGHQRIAYIAGWEGASTQRDREAGFRKGLQQAGRDLFAREVGNFQTETARDAARRMFDVPVERRPDAVFVANDHMAFAVMDELRFGLGLKVPEDVSVVGFDDAPPASWRAYDLTTMRQRANLMVAETVDALLSHIETPASATPKQSAIHAPLILRGSARVPEGWANDKGTT, encoded by the coding sequence ATGGCTGAGAAAGTAACGTCTTTACAGGTTGCAGAACGCGCGGGTGTCAGCCAGTCCGCGGTCAGCCGTGTGTTCACGCCCGGTGCGTCTGCCAGCAAGAAAACCGTTGAAAAGGTGCGCAAGGCGGCCGAGGAACTCGGTTACCGACCCAATGTTCTGGCCCGGGCCATGGTTTCCGGCAAGAGCCGCATCATCGGGCTCGTCGTGGCGTATCTCGACAACTATTTCTACCCCGAAGCCCTGGAAATCCTCTCAAACGAGCTTCAGGAAAAAGGGTACCACGTTCTTGTTTTCATGGCCTCGCAAACGGCGGGCAATATCGACACTGTTGTCGAGGAAATTCTGGATTATCAGGTGGATGGGATCGTTACGGCGTCCGTCGCCCTGTCCTCTGATATTTCACAGCGCTGTCAGGCCGCGGGTGTTCCGGTCGTGCATTTCAACCGGGTTCAGGAAGGCGCAGGCGTATCCTATGTGACGTCAGACAACTTTGCCGGCGGCAAAGAACTGGCCGAGTTTCTCATCGATGGAGGCCATCAGCGGATCGCATACATAGCCGGATGGGAAGGCGCATCCACCCAGCGCGACCGTGAGGCCGGATTCCGCAAGGGGCTGCAACAGGCAGGCCGTGACCTCTTTGCCCGAGAGGTCGGCAATTTCCAAACCGAAACAGCCCGGGATGCGGCTCGGCGAATGTTCGACGTCCCTGTCGAACGGCGTCCCGACGCAGTGTTCGTTGCCAATGACCATATGGCTTTTGCGGTGATGGACGAATTGCGCTTCGGCCTCGGTCTCAAGGTGCCCGAAGACGTTTCGGTTGTTGGCTTTGACGACGCGCCGCCCGCTTCATGGCGTGCCTATGACCTGACCACCATGCGACAGCGGGCCAACCTGATGGTGGCCGAAACGGTGGACGCCCTGCTGTCGCACATTGAAACGCCCGCGAGCGCCACTCCCAAACAGAGTGCCATTCACGCCCCCCTGATCCTGCGCGGCTCTGCGCGCGTTCCTGAAGGCTGGGCTAACGACAAAGGAACCACCTGA
- a CDS encoding ester cyclase → MQGFDSKFTDFPDYIIGITKEIWEDRGIATLHHYYSDDIVVRSPASVVIGNQNVIGATMATLAEFPDRELLGEDVIWSGTPEDGMLSSHRIISTATHMADGVYGKATGKQLRYRILADCHAINNQINDEWLIRDQGAIVRQMGWEPKAYAANLIEAEGGPENCIKPLTPDTDQPGPYKGRGNDNEWGQRYADIISRIMGADIAAIETEYDRAVQSEYVGGVTGHGWGAVDRFWMSLRAAFPNAEFKIEHQIGRDDPMMPPRAALRWSLWGKHEGWGAFGAPTGAEVYVLGISHADFGAVISGQPKVRREYTLFDETTIWKQILLQTGQG, encoded by the coding sequence ATGCAAGGTTTTGACTCCAAATTCACCGATTTTCCGGACTACATCATCGGCATTACCAAAGAGATCTGGGAAGATCGTGGCATCGCGACTCTTCACCACTACTACAGCGACGACATCGTCGTACGATCTCCTGCGTCCGTGGTGATTGGCAACCAGAACGTTATCGGTGCAACAATGGCAACGCTCGCCGAGTTTCCTGACCGGGAATTGCTGGGCGAAGACGTGATCTGGTCCGGAACACCCGAAGACGGCATGCTCTCGAGCCACCGTATCATTTCCACCGCAACGCACATGGCAGACGGAGTTTACGGAAAGGCGACCGGCAAGCAGTTGCGGTATCGTATCCTTGCGGACTGTCACGCGATCAACAACCAGATCAACGACGAGTGGCTGATCCGTGATCAGGGCGCCATTGTGCGTCAGATGGGCTGGGAGCCCAAGGCCTACGCCGCCAACCTGATCGAAGCAGAAGGCGGCCCCGAAAACTGCATCAAACCCCTGACGCCCGACACCGATCAACCGGGGCCCTACAAGGGCAGGGGAAATGACAACGAGTGGGGACAGCGTTACGCGGACATCATCAGCCGCATCATGGGCGCAGACATTGCCGCGATCGAAACCGAATATGACCGTGCGGTGCAATCCGAATATGTCGGTGGCGTGACCGGACACGGCTGGGGTGCGGTTGACCGCTTCTGGATGAGCCTGCGCGCGGCCTTCCCGAATGCCGAATTCAAGATTGAACATCAAATTGGACGTGACGATCCGATGATGCCTCCTCGCGCAGCCCTTCGTTGGAGCCTTTGGGGCAAACACGAAGGCTGGGGCGCATTTGGCGCTCCAACGGGAGCGGAGGTCTATGTGCTTGGCATCAGCCATGCAGACTTCGGTGCGGTCATTTCCGGCCAACCGAAAGTGCGCCGCGAGTACACACTCTTTGACGAAACGACGATCTGGAAACAGATCCTCCTTCAGACGGGCCAGGGGTGA
- a CDS encoding cupin domain-containing protein has product MTPQEMESRIVRYGELQPCKTAFIDAHTPGSDQKENFTIIGGGVSESPDQHVHITIPHGFNIGAAGQPPKCRNSLHDHRTAEAFFVLSGRWRFFWGRYGDAGEVVLEKGDIFNIPTGIFRGFENIGTDYGMIMAILGGDDAGGGVMWAPQVIEDAADHGLVLAESGKLYDTKKGEALPSGVSPMPLMAADELAKRGEPTTAQVLPNHVARYWDMVALSDKTPAKVIGETGILRDKPGFEVNFITRGSASDTTTSFDYPSVLMPVTGHWKVTWDGGSATLAPGDTMSVPEGMAHTVLPSMTGEAAIYQIVGTADPAGLTWQG; this is encoded by the coding sequence ATGACACCTCAGGAAATGGAATCCCGCATCGTTCGCTACGGCGAACTGCAACCCTGCAAAACCGCTTTCATTGATGCCCACACTCCGGGCAGCGATCAGAAGGAAAACTTCACCATCATCGGTGGCGGCGTGTCCGAAAGCCCCGATCAGCATGTGCACATCACCATCCCGCACGGCTTCAATATTGGCGCGGCCGGCCAACCCCCGAAATGCCGCAACTCGTTGCACGATCACCGAACGGCCGAAGCGTTTTTTGTGCTGTCTGGCCGGTGGCGGTTCTTTTGGGGCCGCTACGGCGACGCAGGCGAAGTGGTTCTTGAAAAAGGCGACATCTTCAATATCCCCACCGGCATCTTCCGCGGTTTCGAAAACATCGGCACAGATTACGGGATGATCATGGCCATTCTCGGGGGCGACGACGCCGGCGGCGGCGTCATGTGGGCACCGCAGGTGATTGAGGATGCCGCGGATCACGGTCTCGTTCTCGCCGAAAGCGGCAAGCTCTATGACACCAAGAAGGGAGAGGCACTGCCTTCGGGCGTGAGCCCGATGCCTTTGATGGCGGCCGATGAATTGGCAAAGCGGGGCGAACCGACCACTGCGCAGGTTCTGCCAAATCATGTTGCGCGCTACTGGGACATGGTTGCCTTGTCAGACAAGACGCCAGCGAAGGTGATCGGCGAAACCGGTATTCTGCGCGACAAGCCGGGTTTTGAAGTGAACTTCATAACCCGCGGTTCGGCATCGGATACCACAACGTCATTCGACTATCCTTCCGTTCTCATGCCGGTCACCGGCCACTGGAAGGTGACATGGGACGGCGGTAGCGCAACCCTTGCACCGGGCGACACCATGTCAGTCCCGGAAGGCATGGCGCACACCGTTCTGCCATCCATGACAGGAGAGGCTGCGATCTATCAGATTGTTGGCACCGCTGATCCTGCCGGACTGACCTGGCAGGGTTAA
- a CDS encoding cobalamin-independent methionine synthase II family protein codes for MAKILTSHVGSLPRTQKVVDFIFARENEKPYDQAAFDAAMTEAVDETVRKQVEAGVDIVSDGETSKISYATYVKDRYTGFSGDSERNAPADLKMFPSFLQRLADDGGTPQYARPKCTGEVRSKGQDELMKDINNLKSAMAKHGVERGFMNAASPGVISLFLQNDFYGSREAYLAALADAMKAEYETIVANGLDLQLDCPDLALSRHMLFTDLSDDEFVKVADMHVEALNHALSDVPQDRVRVHICWGNYEGPHCCDIAMDKVFSTLMATKSRYVLFETSNPRHAHEWTTFRDRKAEIPDDKVLVPGVVDTTTNFVEHPELVAQRIERFEGIVGADRVIAGSDCGFGTFAGFGAVDPDIAYAKLAALSEGAALAGKNS; via the coding sequence ATGGCTAAGATCTTAACATCCCACGTGGGCAGCTTGCCACGCACACAAAAAGTGGTGGATTTCATCTTCGCACGGGAAAACGAAAAGCCTTACGATCAAGCGGCGTTTGATGCGGCCATGACCGAGGCTGTGGACGAAACAGTGCGCAAGCAGGTCGAGGCGGGGGTGGACATCGTAAGCGACGGGGAAACAAGCAAAATTTCCTACGCGACTTACGTCAAGGACCGGTACACGGGGTTTTCCGGCGACAGTGAACGCAACGCCCCGGCCGATCTGAAAATGTTCCCGAGTTTCCTGCAACGGTTGGCCGATGACGGCGGCACGCCCCAATATGCACGTCCAAAATGCACCGGCGAAGTCCGCTCCAAAGGGCAGGACGAACTGATGAAAGACATCAACAATCTCAAATCGGCTATGGCCAAGCACGGCGTTGAACGCGGCTTCATGAACGCAGCGTCTCCCGGGGTTATCTCTCTGTTTTTGCAAAACGATTTCTACGGAAGCCGCGAAGCATATCTGGCCGCACTTGCTGATGCGATGAAGGCTGAGTACGAGACGATTGTGGCAAACGGGCTCGATTTGCAGTTGGATTGCCCCGACCTCGCGCTGTCTCGTCATATGTTGTTTACCGATCTCAGCGACGATGAATTCGTCAAGGTCGCCGACATGCACGTCGAGGCCCTGAACCACGCGCTGTCAGACGTGCCGCAAGACCGTGTGCGTGTTCACATCTGCTGGGGCAATTACGAAGGGCCACACTGTTGTGACATCGCTATGGACAAGGTCTTTTCGACTCTGATGGCCACCAAGTCACGTTATGTCCTTTTTGAAACTTCGAACCCGCGCCATGCCCATGAATGGACCACATTTCGTGACCGGAAAGCGGAAATTCCTGACGACAAAGTGCTGGTGCCGGGCGTTGTCGACACGACAACAAACTTTGTCGAGCATCCGGAGCTTGTGGCGCAACGTATTGAAAGGTTTGAGGGAATAGTTGGAGCGGACCGTGTGATTGCCGGTAGCGATTGCGGGTTTGGCACCTTTGCTGGATTTGGTGCCGTGGATCCGGATATTGCCTACGCCAAGTTGGCCGCTTTGTCCGAGGGCGCGGCACTGGCAGGCAAGAACTCGTGA
- a CDS encoding alpha/beta fold hydrolase has translation MCDARLFAPQFAAFSGARTVIAAPISAFQTMRELAADVLNSLPARFALAGLSMGGIVAMEMVRQSPERVAGLALLDTNPLAESDAVKARRGPQIEAVKSGNLRQVMREEMKPNYLTDGPNQGAILDICMAMAADLGDEVFINQSKALMTRPDQSETLKSFAKPALSLCGEDDTLCPVSRHELMRDLLPDSDLEIVRNAGHLPTLEQPEATNAALSRWLERL, from the coding sequence ATGTGTGACGCACGTCTGTTTGCCCCGCAATTCGCGGCGTTTTCAGGCGCGCGCACGGTGATAGCCGCACCGATCAGCGCCTTCCAGACCATGCGGGAACTTGCTGCAGACGTGCTGAATTCACTTCCGGCACGCTTCGCACTCGCTGGTTTGTCGATGGGCGGTATTGTCGCCATGGAAATGGTGCGACAGTCACCGGAGCGCGTGGCTGGTTTGGCGCTTTTGGATACGAACCCGCTAGCGGAATCGGACGCGGTAAAAGCGCGGCGGGGGCCGCAGATCGAAGCGGTAAAGTCCGGAAATCTGAGGCAAGTCATGCGCGAGGAAATGAAACCCAATTACCTCACAGACGGCCCAAATCAGGGGGCGATCTTGGACATCTGCATGGCGATGGCCGCGGACCTTGGCGATGAGGTTTTCATAAACCAATCCAAAGCTTTAATGACGCGACCTGATCAATCTGAAACGTTGAAATCGTTCGCGAAGCCTGCGCTTTCTCTTTGCGGGGAAGACGACACACTCTGTCCGGTTTCCCGACATGAATTGATGCGGGATCTGCTGCCGGACTCGGATTTGGAGATCGTTCGAAACGCTGGCCATCTCCCCACACTGGAACAACCCGAAGCAACAAACGCCGCGCTGTCGCGATGGCTGGAGAGACTATGA
- a CDS encoding RraA family protein: MTPSLLKLLRSVDTPTVCNAIEVAQGKRGFAQFTRGTMLCSAPDEPPMVGYARTAKIAALNPPTEAADILKTRRMAYYRHMSEGAEPTVAVVEDVDFPDCIGAFWGEINTTVHKGLGLSGALTNGVMRDLGDLPEGFPVVAGSIGPSHGFVHVREIGTPVTIFGMQVKNGDLVHADRHGALVVPPDVLDSLEASILKLLETEKLVLEPARQDGFDFEAFEKAWAAFEAART, translated from the coding sequence ATGACCCCATCACTTCTGAAACTGCTCCGTTCCGTGGATACACCCACGGTTTGCAATGCCATTGAGGTCGCTCAGGGCAAACGCGGGTTTGCGCAATTCACTCGAGGCACCATGCTCTGCTCGGCTCCCGACGAACCGCCCATGGTGGGATACGCGCGCACGGCCAAAATCGCGGCGCTCAACCCGCCGACCGAGGCCGCAGATATCCTCAAAACACGTCGCATGGCATACTATCGACATATGTCCGAAGGCGCGGAACCCACTGTCGCCGTTGTCGAAGACGTCGACTTCCCGGACTGCATTGGCGCTTTTTGGGGCGAGATCAATACAACTGTTCACAAGGGTTTGGGGTTGTCCGGCGCGCTTACAAATGGCGTCATGCGCGACCTTGGCGATCTGCCCGAGGGCTTCCCCGTGGTTGCGGGATCGATTGGTCCCAGCCACGGTTTCGTGCATGTGCGGGAAATCGGGACCCCGGTGACCATTTTCGGGATGCAGGTGAAGAACGGCGATCTTGTTCACGCAGACCGACACGGGGCCCTCGTCGTTCCGCCCGACGTTCTGGACTCCCTCGAAGCGTCCATTCTGAAGTTGCTGGAAACCGAAAAGCTCGTTTTGGAACCGGCACGCCAGGATGGGTTCGATTTCGAGGCTTTCGAAAAGGCATGGGCGGCGTTTGAGGCGGCGCGCACCTGA
- a CDS encoding thiamine pyrophosphate-binding protein, with amino-acid sequence MPASRSENSENSRHGGRILADQLAILGIEKVFCVPGESYLGLLDGLYDHADKIDVVTCRHEGGAANMADAYGKLTGKPAVCAVTRGPGATNASNGVHTAFQDSTPMIVLIGQVATSMMDREAFQEIDYRRMFGEMAKWVAQIDDISRIPEYISRAWHVALSGRPGPVVLALPEDTLSAVATVPDARPAHVGYAAPAAEDMAQLEKLIAQAMKPMLVVGGPGWSARSAELTAQVAEKFDLPVATTFRCQDYVDNGHPNYAGVIGIAALPSLLQSVGEEADLLITVGTRFGEMTTQGYELIDSPVPQMKFVHVHPGPEQLGHVYAPDVSIVSSAENFLSAMLELSSPDVDRSDWTGGFHARYQAFRTPTEVPGDLNMGHVIRHTSDTLPADTVFTNGAGNYAVWLHRFHAHRTYRTQLAPTSGSMGYGVPAAVAAKLEKPESTVVSVAGDGCFLMTAQEMATAKKYDLPIIYLVVNNGMYGTIRMHQERHHPGRVISTELVNPDFVTYAKSFGIPGEVVTRTEDFPAVLERARTSSSGYLIELQVDPEALTPVQSLSEVRAQGVAAQKG; translated from the coding sequence ATGCCCGCAAGCCGTTCTGAAAACAGTGAAAATTCGCGTCATGGCGGCAGAATTCTCGCGGACCAACTTGCCATACTGGGCATCGAAAAGGTGTTCTGCGTTCCTGGCGAAAGCTATCTCGGTCTGCTTGATGGGCTTTATGATCACGCCGACAAGATCGACGTTGTAACCTGCCGGCATGAGGGCGGCGCAGCCAATATGGCGGATGCCTATGGCAAGCTGACCGGAAAACCTGCGGTCTGCGCTGTCACCCGTGGGCCGGGCGCGACAAACGCCTCCAATGGCGTGCACACTGCCTTTCAGGACAGCACGCCGATGATCGTCCTGATCGGGCAGGTGGCCACATCCATGATGGACCGTGAAGCCTTTCAAGAGATCGATTATCGCCGCATGTTTGGCGAGATGGCCAAGTGGGTCGCGCAGATCGACGACATCTCAAGAATTCCTGAATATATTTCAAGAGCTTGGCATGTGGCTTTGTCGGGCCGTCCGGGTCCGGTTGTATTGGCCTTGCCAGAAGACACTCTGTCTGCCGTGGCCACTGTCCCGGATGCCCGTCCGGCGCATGTTGGGTATGCTGCACCGGCTGCCGAAGACATGGCGCAGCTGGAAAAATTGATCGCGCAAGCCATGAAGCCCATGCTTGTTGTTGGCGGGCCGGGCTGGAGCGCAAGGTCTGCCGAGTTAACTGCGCAGGTTGCGGAAAAATTCGACCTTCCTGTAGCCACAACCTTCCGCTGTCAGGACTACGTCGACAACGGGCACCCCAATTATGCGGGCGTCATCGGAATCGCAGCCTTGCCATCTCTGTTGCAAAGCGTGGGTGAAGAGGCCGACCTCTTGATTACGGTGGGAACACGGTTCGGAGAAATGACCACGCAGGGCTATGAACTGATCGATAGTCCTGTGCCACAAATGAAGTTTGTGCACGTTCATCCGGGACCGGAACAGCTCGGCCACGTTTATGCGCCTGACGTTTCGATCGTTTCTTCGGCTGAGAACTTTCTGAGCGCAATGCTCGAGCTGTCTTCGCCGGATGTTGACCGGAGCGATTGGACTGGCGGTTTCCATGCCCGTTATCAGGCCTTCCGAACGCCAACCGAAGTGCCGGGTGATCTCAACATGGGGCACGTGATACGGCACACCTCAGACACACTGCCGGCCGACACTGTTTTCACGAACGGCGCAGGCAACTACGCCGTCTGGTTGCATCGTTTCCATGCCCACCGCACGTATCGCACCCAACTTGCGCCAACGAGTGGCTCCATGGGCTATGGGGTGCCGGCTGCTGTGGCGGCCAAGCTGGAAAAACCCGAAAGTACGGTGGTAAGCGTGGCAGGGGATGGTTGCTTCTTGATGACTGCACAAGAAATGGCAACGGCAAAAAAATACGATCTGCCAATCATTTACCTTGTCGTTAACAACGGTATGTACGGTACGATCCGCATGCATCAGGAACGTCACCACCCCGGGCGCGTGATTTCTACCGAACTGGTGAACCCTGATTTTGTTACCTATGCCAAGTCGTTTGGAATCCCCGGAGAAGTCGTGACGCGTACCGAGGACTTTCCGGCTGTGCTTGAACGGGCACGCACATCGTCATCCGGCTACCTGATCGAATTGCAGGTTGACCCAGAAGCCCTGACGCCAGTGCAGTCATTAAGCGAGGTGCGCGCGCAGGGAGTGGCCGCGCAAAAGGGCTAG
- the betC gene encoding choline-sulfatase: MAQQPNIVVIMADQLAPHFTGAYGHRTAKTPHLDALAERGMRFDAAYCNSPLCAPSRFSFMSGQLISRIAAYDNASEFRASVPTFAHYLKALGYRTCLSGKMHFVGPDQKHGFEDRVTTDIYPADFAWTPDWEAHDERIDKWYHNMQTVKESGVAQATYQIDYDDEVGFAAKRWLFDEARRRGAGDDRPFALVASFIHPHDPYVARPEWWNLYSNEDVDLPAFVPPIEEQDAFSRRLMDGIEASYIPLSDEELIRARRAYLANVSYFDSKIGELVQTLEDIGELENTVVIVTADHGDMLGERGLWYKMNFFEHSARVPLVMAGPGIKTGTASNACSLVDMLPTLIDIGGGDLKMVGEPVDGRSLMRLARAEDDPIDEAIGEYCAEMTPYPVVMIRRGSLKYVHCDIDPPQLFDVVSDPLETTNLAKDPAYAEAASGFADEVKERWDGEALRARVIATQKSRRALHAAMEAGAGEHWDYNPPSDASQQYVRNHMDWAEANNFYRFPRVEDGSS; the protein is encoded by the coding sequence ATGGCTCAACAACCCAATATCGTGGTAATTATGGCCGACCAACTGGCGCCGCATTTTACAGGCGCATACGGTCACCGCACCGCAAAAACCCCACACCTAGACGCGCTTGCAGAACGAGGCATGCGTTTTGACGCCGCTTATTGCAATTCGCCGCTTTGCGCACCGTCTCGATTTTCCTTCATGTCCGGCCAGTTGATCAGCCGGATTGCAGCCTATGACAATGCGTCGGAGTTCCGAGCTTCGGTCCCGACATTTGCGCATTATCTCAAAGCGCTCGGCTATCGTACGTGTCTTTCCGGAAAAATGCACTTTGTTGGTCCCGATCAAAAGCATGGCTTCGAGGATCGCGTGACCACTGACATCTACCCTGCAGACTTTGCTTGGACGCCGGATTGGGAGGCGCACGACGAGCGGATCGACAAATGGTATCACAACATGCAAACCGTAAAGGAAAGTGGAGTCGCGCAGGCCACCTATCAGATCGACTATGACGACGAAGTAGGATTTGCCGCCAAACGCTGGCTGTTTGACGAGGCCCGCCGACGCGGCGCCGGAGATGATCGCCCATTCGCGCTTGTGGCCAGTTTTATCCATCCGCACGATCCCTACGTTGCGCGGCCCGAATGGTGGAATCTGTATTCGAATGAAGATGTGGACTTACCTGCCTTTGTGCCACCGATCGAAGAACAAGATGCATTTTCAAGACGTCTGATGGACGGCATTGAAGCCAGCTACATTCCCCTTTCCGATGAAGAACTGATCAGAGCGCGTCGCGCATACCTGGCCAATGTCAGCTACTTCGACAGCAAGATCGGGGAACTTGTTCAAACGCTTGAAGACATAGGAGAACTGGAAAACACCGTGGTGATCGTCACAGCCGATCATGGTGATATGCTTGGTGAACGTGGGCTCTGGTACAAGATGAATTTCTTTGAACACTCCGCGCGGGTTCCATTGGTGATGGCTGGACCGGGCATCAAAACCGGCACCGCCTCCAATGCCTGTTCGCTGGTGGATATGCTGCCCACACTGATCGACATTGGCGGCGGGGATTTGAAGATGGTCGGCGAACCTGTGGACGGGCGCAGCCTCATGCGATTGGCCCGCGCCGAGGACGATCCGATTGACGAGGCTATCGGTGAATACTGTGCTGAAATGACGCCCTATCCTGTGGTGATGATCCGGCGCGGATCTTTGAAATATGTGCATTGCGACATAGACCCACCGCAGTTGTTTGACGTCGTTTCAGACCCTCTTGAAACCACCAACCTCGCCAAAGACCCAGCCTATGCTGAAGCGGCTTCTGGATTCGCCGACGAAGTGAAAGAGCGTTGGGATGGCGAAGCTCTTCGAGCCAGGGTTATCGCCACTCAAAAGTCGCGACGAGCGTTGCATGCAGCTATGGAAGCTGGCGCCGGAGAGCATTGGGACTACAACCCGCCGTCAGACGCTTCACAGCAATATGTTCGCAATCACATGGACTGGGCAGAAGCCAATAATTTCTATCGCTTTCCGAGAGTCGAAGACGGTTCATCTTGA